The DNA window GCCACCGCGTCGGGCAGAACTACACCGCCGCCGGCAACCTCCTCGTCGGGCCGGCCGCGCTCGAGGACGCCGCGGCCGCCTACGAGTCGACCGCGCACGGGGAGGCACCGCTCGCCGAGCGGCTGATCGACGCGCTCGCGGCGGGCCACGACGCGGGCGGCGACAAACGCGAGGACCTCTCGGTCCAGTCGGCGGCGGTTCTGGTCGCGCGGACCGAGGAGACGGGCCGTCTCGATCCCTTCCACGACGACCTCCGCGTCGACGCCACCGAGACGCCGATCGCCGACCTCCGGGAGACGTTCGAGACCGCCCGCCGCGGCTACGAGGACGCGCTGGCGCGGTACGCGGACGACGGGGAGTAGACCTCGGCGACCGCGGCCGTGGCGCGGATCACGGCCGGAGTCGGGCGAGCACCGGCAGGTGATCGGAGGGGTAGCGTCCCCGGTCGTCCCGGTCCGCGAGCGTCGCGAACGCCTCCGTTTCGACCGTCGACGAGACGAGCACGTGGTCGATCCGTCGGTTGTCGATCAGCCGCGAGAAGTCGGTGAGGCTCGTCCGCGGCCCGTGTCGCACGTCGGCGGCCGCGGCCGCGTCGCGGAGGGCGTCGCCCGCTCCGCCGTCCGGGTCGTCCCCGGTCAGGATCCGGTGGGGATCCGACCCGGCCGTACAGTTGAAGTCGCCGACGAGCACTCGCGGAACCCGCTCGGATCCGTCGAAGGGGTCGTCGGCGGAACCCGCGTCTCCGTCCTCGCCGTCCACTGCGGCGAGTTCGGGGATCCGCTCGCGCAGCAGTCGGGCGGACTCGCGCCGTGCGCGCGCGCTCACGTGATCGAGGTGCGTGTTGACGACGAGCAACGGGGAGTCGGCGGGTCCGGCCGGTCCGTCCGGCTCCTCCCGCGGTCGGATCCGGGCCCAGGTG is part of the Halorubrum aethiopicum genome and encodes:
- a CDS encoding DUF1028 domain-containing protein; its protein translation is MTFSICVRERYTDDAGDGQVRFGVAVTTRLPGVGALCPFASERGAVATQSHTNVELGRKGLEYLADGLAVGDALDALLAADEGRDRRQLHGVDADGTFAFTGDECGEWCGHRVGQNYTAAGNLLVGPAALEDAAAAYESTAHGEAPLAERLIDALAAGHDAGGDKREDLSVQSAAVLVARTEETGRLDPFHDDLRVDATETPIADLRETFETARRGYEDALARYADDGE
- a CDS encoding endonuclease/exonuclease/phosphatase family protein, with protein sequence MSRIRVLSYNVRYDNRHDGHDAWYARRDGVADLVRFHRPDVVAFQEPLPAQRDDLRERLPEYALLGRGRKRDDAGEGCPIGVRTDRWRAVDDGTFWLSETPAEPSTGWDAAHPRIATWARIRPREEPDGPAGPADSPLLVVNTHLDHVSARARRESARLLRERIPELAAVDGEDGDAGSADDPFDGSERVPRVLVGDFNCTAGSDPHRILTGDDPDGGAGDALRDAAAAADVRHGPRTSLTDFSRLIDNRRIDHVLVSSTVETEAFATLADRDDRGRYPSDHLPVLARLRP